From one Geoalkalibacter halelectricus genomic stretch:
- a CDS encoding molybdopterin molybdotransferase MoeA, whose amino-acid sequence MSSRFLSTLSRSEFARLFHQFESTPDELISFAEAHERILAEDLTAQEDLPAADRSSMDGYAVAAADTFGAGEANPAYLECRYRIEVNVFPQFGLQPGECAWIPTGGFLPAGADCVVMVEHTQEIGDGTIEVRRSLAPGENLMFRGEDARRGAVVLTRGTRLRIPEIGLLAALGLQQVRVHRRPRIAVLSTGDEIVPVEAQPRPGEMRDVNSHAVAAMIVQAGGQVEQLGIVNDDLEQLRGALERGLANNDALFLSGGSSKGTRDHTLDAIAQLPGARILAHGVAMAPGKPTILACVGDKPILGLPGQVGSAQVVMLVLGQPLVRHLAGDSRALDTSHRSLRRARLTRNLTSSQGREDYLRVRLEESAGGLLAHPVSGKSGLLRTLLHSDGLLPIAADTEGLPEGCWVDVWLL is encoded by the coding sequence ATGAGCAGTCGCTTTCTTTCAACCCTGAGTCGCTCCGAGTTTGCCCGGCTGTTTCATCAATTTGAATCCACCCCAGACGAGTTGATTTCCTTTGCCGAGGCCCATGAGCGTATCCTGGCCGAGGATCTCACCGCCCAGGAGGATTTGCCGGCTGCGGACCGCTCCAGCATGGATGGGTATGCCGTGGCGGCAGCCGACACCTTCGGCGCCGGAGAAGCAAATCCCGCCTACCTGGAGTGCCGATACAGGATCGAAGTCAATGTTTTCCCCCAATTCGGTCTTCAGCCCGGCGAATGTGCCTGGATTCCCACCGGCGGCTTTCTTCCCGCCGGCGCCGACTGCGTGGTCATGGTCGAGCACACCCAGGAGATCGGCGACGGCACCATCGAGGTGCGCCGCAGCCTGGCCCCGGGGGAAAATCTCATGTTTCGCGGCGAGGACGCCCGCCGGGGCGCCGTCGTGCTCACGCGCGGCACGCGCCTGCGCATTCCCGAAATCGGCCTGCTGGCGGCCTTGGGGTTGCAGCAGGTGCGCGTCCACCGCCGTCCGCGGATCGCAGTTCTCTCTACCGGAGACGAAATTGTGCCGGTCGAGGCACAGCCGCGCCCCGGTGAAATGCGCGATGTCAACTCTCACGCCGTCGCCGCCATGATCGTTCAGGCCGGGGGACAGGTGGAACAACTCGGTATCGTCAACGATGACCTCGAGCAACTGCGCGGCGCCCTGGAGCGCGGCCTGGCCAATAACGACGCCCTGTTTCTCTCCGGGGGCAGTTCGAAAGGCACCCGGGACCACACCCTGGATGCCATCGCGCAACTGCCCGGAGCTCGGATTTTGGCGCATGGAGTGGCCATGGCACCGGGCAAGCCCACCATTCTGGCATGCGTTGGCGACAAACCCATCCTCGGTCTGCCCGGACAGGTCGGATCGGCCCAGGTGGTGATGCTGGTCCTGGGGCAACCGCTGGTCAGGCACCTGGCGGGTGACTCGCGCGCCCTGGATACCAGCCACCGCTCTCTGCGCCGCGCCAGACTGACCCGCAACCTCACCTCCAGCCAGGGCCGCGAGGATTACCTGCGGGTGCGCCTGGAAGAATCGGCAGGGGGTCTGCTCGCGCACCCGGTCTCGGGCAAATCTGGCCTGCTGCGAACCCTGCTGCATAGCGACGGCTTGTTGCCCATCGCCGCCGACACCGAAGGACTTCCCGAAGGATGTTGGGTCGACGTCTGGCTGCTTTGA
- a CDS encoding protoporphyrinogen/coproporphyrinogen oxidase yields the protein MGKKSVLVVGAGVAGLSAAHALRGRGFEVRVLEAGARIGGRAGSDFVEDCVLDRGAQLLSDGYVNVCRLIDELHLRDDLRPASPWTAVVLKGRGRAVSSARPWSVNTSGLLGMSDSLTLANGSRQLFKDTESLPLDNLSCWSQFDDEAADLWLARQFNDQILDYVFEPILQGFFFQEPEEMSRALAMLVWNFGGRGKLPRALLGGMEALVEALAEPLRVDLRSPVEALDITHDGVVARTAQACFSADHLVLAVPAPAARDIYTPVDEVETRLVSTAYSSAIVLALLIPDGLPKSSMPGDVHAIMIPRRERRVIGSVILVTRKCPIHVDRGELLNVMLSGAASRRLLDAPLDDILAEAIPELEFFYPGIKARVDTVRAFRWRDACAGTPVGRCRDLRIYRAHTGPRRVWLAGDYMGSPNLEGAVESGLWAARAIADREG from the coding sequence TTGGGCAAAAAATCCGTACTGGTCGTCGGGGCAGGCGTTGCCGGACTTAGTGCCGCCCATGCCCTGCGCGGCCGGGGTTTTGAGGTTCGGGTGCTGGAGGCCGGCGCGCGCATCGGTGGGCGCGCCGGCAGCGATTTCGTCGAGGATTGTGTCCTGGATCGCGGCGCCCAACTGCTCTCCGATGGTTATGTCAATGTCTGTCGCTTGATCGATGAACTTCACCTGCGTGACGATTTGCGCCCGGCCAGTCCCTGGACGGCGGTGGTTCTCAAGGGCAGGGGGCGGGCAGTGAGTTCCGCGCGCCCCTGGAGCGTCAACACCAGCGGGTTGCTGGGAATGTCCGATTCCCTGACCCTGGCCAATGGGTCACGTCAACTTTTTAAAGATACCGAGAGCCTGCCTCTTGACAACCTGAGCTGCTGGTCGCAGTTCGACGACGAAGCGGCTGACCTCTGGTTGGCCCGCCAATTTAACGATCAAATCCTCGATTATGTTTTCGAACCCATTTTGCAGGGATTTTTCTTCCAGGAACCGGAGGAGATGTCGCGCGCCCTGGCCATGCTGGTATGGAATTTCGGCGGACGCGGCAAATTGCCCCGCGCCCTTTTGGGCGGCATGGAAGCGCTGGTCGAGGCCCTGGCCGAGCCTCTGCGGGTAGATCTTCGCAGTCCGGTCGAAGCCCTGGATATCACCCACGATGGCGTTGTGGCGCGCACCGCCCAAGCCTGCTTTTCCGCCGACCATCTGGTGCTGGCGGTCCCGGCTCCCGCGGCACGGGACATCTACACCCCCGTCGATGAGGTCGAAACTCGATTGGTGTCGACGGCTTATTCCTCGGCCATCGTACTGGCCTTGCTGATTCCCGACGGACTGCCCAAAAGTTCCATGCCCGGCGACGTGCACGCGATCATGATCCCGCGGCGTGAACGGCGCGTCATCGGCAGCGTCATTCTGGTCACGCGCAAATGCCCCATTCACGTGGATCGCGGTGAATTGCTCAACGTGATGCTCAGCGGCGCGGCATCCAGGCGCCTGCTCGATGCGCCCCTGGACGACATCCTGGCGGAGGCGATACCGGAGCTGGAATTTTTCTATCCTGGCATCAAGGCGCGCGTGGATACGGTGCGCGCCTTTCGCTGGCGTGATGCCTGTGCTGGTACTCCCGTGGGTCGCTGCCGGGATTTGCGCATCTATCGGGCGCACACGGGGCCGCGGCGCGTCTGGCTGGCTGGAGACTACATGGGCTCTCCCAATCTGGAGGGCGCGGTGGAGAGCGGTCTGTGGGCGGCGCGTGCCATCGCCGATCGTGAGGGTTGA
- a CDS encoding nitrogen fixation protein NifQ: protein MSEYTETIRRWAADTRRAGTLAEAQGVGEVGLGGDEAGSRLAARFFLRIHDDHIADLRYQVFGCGFSMAACAAAAELALLRSTTQARDLGTDDIETLLGGLPPERGYCAELAVAALHAALDAAREHVGRVEKTLKPEDHQEEPRVDPDHPLYRSLMNRPCPPGIDARDRHLFACLLCVAVAETRQPAAALGLPDGAIADLLQTLFACKDLDWLADHAPLASQPVPRMAEELLPFLLAQVPTEGDAVQRRLAGYLARIIAARAAYPGHLWVAMGLFERPQLTAAITRLLPSLAAANHQGMRWKRFLYKQLCEQQGGRLCKAPACGLCSDYALCFASPG from the coding sequence ATGTCCGAATATACCGAGACCATTCGCCGCTGGGCGGCCGATACGCGTCGCGCCGGCACTCTTGCCGAAGCCCAGGGCGTCGGCGAGGTCGGCCTCGGTGGCGATGAGGCCGGGTCACGTCTGGCGGCGCGGTTTTTCCTGCGCATTCATGACGATCACATCGCGGATTTGCGTTATCAGGTCTTCGGCTGCGGTTTTTCCATGGCCGCGTGCGCGGCGGCGGCGGAACTGGCCCTACTGCGATCCACCACCCAGGCGCGCGACCTTGGCACCGACGACATCGAAACGCTGCTGGGCGGCTTGCCCCCCGAGCGCGGTTATTGCGCCGAGTTGGCCGTCGCCGCCCTGCACGCCGCCCTCGATGCGGCCCGAGAGCATGTGGGCCGCGTCGAGAAAACTTTGAAGCCCGAGGATCACCAGGAGGAGCCGCGGGTCGACCCCGATCACCCCTTGTATCGCAGCCTCATGAATCGTCCCTGCCCGCCCGGCATCGACGCCCGCGACCGCCACCTGTTTGCCTGTCTGCTGTGCGTGGCCGTCGCTGAAACCAGGCAACCGGCCGCGGCCCTGGGCTTGCCCGACGGGGCGATCGCGGATCTTCTCCAGACGCTGTTTGCCTGCAAGGATTTGGATTGGCTCGCCGATCATGCCCCGCTGGCCTCCCAACCCGTGCCGCGGATGGCCGAGGAACTTCTTCCCTTTTTGCTCGCCCAGGTTCCGACCGAAGGCGACGCGGTGCAGCGCCGACTGGCCGGCTACCTGGCGCGCATCATTGCGGCGCGCGCCGCCTATCCGGGACATCTGTGGGTCGCCATGGGTTTGTTTGAGCGCCCGCAACTCACCGCCGCCATCACCCGCCTGCTGCCCTCCCTGGCGGCGGCCAATCACCAGGGCATGCGCTGGAAGCGCTTTTTGTACAAGCAACTGTGCGAACAGCAAGGCGGGCGCCTATGCAAGGCGCCCGCCTGTGGGCTGTGCAGTGATTACGCGCTATGTTTTGCTAGCCCGGGCTAG
- a CDS encoding superoxide dismutase has protein sequence MKNRIFILLCAFFCLVSVLAAGAAAKPFTLDPLPYASDALEPYIDKMTMEIHHGLHHQAYINNLNAQVQNFPQLEGMALEEMMAKISTFNMAVRNNGGGHYNHDLFWKVMAPPGQGGEPSAELLAAIEKAFGSLEEMKKQFNQAGATRFGSGWAWLIVKDDKSLAVTSTPNQDNPLMDIAEVKGAPILALDVWEHAYYLSYQNRRGAYLDFWWKVVNWNEVNRRYAEAVR, from the coding sequence ATGAAAAATCGAATCTTCATCTTGCTCTGTGCTTTTTTCTGTCTCGTCTCGGTGCTCGCGGCGGGCGCCGCGGCCAAGCCTTTCACCCTGGATCCCTTACCCTATGCCTCCGATGCCCTGGAGCCCTACATCGACAAAATGACCATGGAAATCCATCATGGTCTGCACCATCAAGCCTACATCAACAACCTCAACGCCCAGGTCCAAAATTTCCCCCAGCTCGAAGGCATGGCCCTGGAAGAGATGATGGCGAAGATTTCAACCTTCAACATGGCGGTGCGCAACAATGGCGGCGGCCACTACAACCATGATCTGTTCTGGAAGGTGATGGCGCCGCCGGGGCAGGGGGGCGAGCCCTCCGCGGAGTTGCTCGCGGCCATTGAGAAAGCCTTCGGCTCCTTGGAGGAAATGAAAAAGCAGTTCAACCAGGCGGGTGCGACGCGCTTTGGGTCGGGCTGGGCCTGGCTGATCGTGAAGGATGACAAGAGCCTGGCGGTGACCTCGACGCCCAACCAGGACAACCCCCTTATGGACATCGCCGAGGTCAAGGGTGCGCCGATCCTGGCGCTCGACGTCTGGGAGCACGCCTATTACCTGAGCTACCAGAACCGACGCGGCGCTTATCTGGATTTCTGGTGGAAAGTTGTGAACTGGAACGAGGTCAATCGCCGCTATGCGGAAGCTGTTCGCTAG
- a CDS encoding CheR family methyltransferase produces the protein MTTGRSENLPSPPIVAVGVSPRHLDPLKTFLANLPAHTGMAVVILCPPPEGGSRGLAAALGRCTALKVRTARPGQALKPDAVYLLPAASLLRVENGRLHLDPLPDDSMPPAPIGHFLRSLAEQQGDQAAAVILAGTSGDGTLGLRALKAQGGLVLAQAGVDQSHRELADWVLQPADLAGKLAQIAPFLGASSQGDKPTTSDGRNLRAILELLHQRHGHDFACYKNKTLLRRIRRRLVIRGKRTLSDYLKLLRTSEEEIDALFHDLLIGVTRFFRDEQALALVRKTVVPALISAHADEGPLRAWVAGCSTGEEAYSLAILFCEALKQADSNLDIQIFATDLDPEAIAVARAGFYPSGIARDISAARLEAYFERVEDGYRVKEDLREKILFAHHNLLKDPPFSQLDLISCRNLLIYLEPSVQKKLLVSFHQVLRPGGHLLLGASEHLGEAAQYFRVVDKKWRLYQRGPGQPPRAQRLTLPPFGTTIGPPPHPPTARASQVSLGAVAEKKLLRDYAPAAVVVNRDLDVVHFPSDAGDFLVPPIGAAQFNLIRMAREELQPVLRSITFKAFKEKRKTVYQDVRLHLGGRTRLLNVIADPFGAGFSDDLLLVVIQETTESPLAPEAASAEADPALPVAHDKEHLIQYLEEELKNKTEQLASAVREYETSHEELMSINEELHSANEELETSREELQALNEELITVNAEVQNKNEELARTSSDLSNLIKSAQIATIFLDKDGRVRRFTPAAAEIFNLIDSDLGRPFHHIAGKLDTDPILAGARTVLKKLNEHEQEMCTADGRCYLLRIFPYRSLQDVIEGVVISFIDITLRKQAEEEREQQRQVAEERAREAEEARSVLQAILDHIPLGLGVADQDGNLHMLSRNGLDMCGLSLDQVRASTMREYSQLWGMHHLDGVQPARPEELPLVRAIRKGEVTSGSEWLLQCGLGEPLVVAVHAAPIRDKGGDISGAVVAWSDITEARKQKLALEESERRLKVVVDNLPAMVFAADERGQIVFWNRECERVTGFLAEEVVGNPMAPERLFADADNRRRWLQDICSAEGGTGSVELAIKCKNGARKTILWSNGACTCIIPGWNIWGSGIDISERKETEKALNEARQAAENASRAKSDFLANVSHEVRTPLTIIKSAQELLAETPLTPYQEQFLDMAQSSAETLLRLIEDLLDFSRIEARRMVLEELPFDLVDTLETTLAGFAMEAAKKKLPIHFKVEPSVPRHIIGDSLRLRQVVTNLLSNAVKFTQTGRIDLSICLKKDEKIAPGSAMLLFSVRDSGIGIPAEKQSLLFQSFSQIDGSATRRYGGTGLGLAICQRIVCQMGGEIWVESEEGRGSEFFFSIPARPFLEPELVPVPKTRRAPPTETYAKPLNRTARILVAEDEAMIRHLVATVLKRKGWEVVTATDGAEAMERLENDSFDLVLMDIQMPQLDGMQVTRILRQKEVEIGRRTPVIALTAHAGEDDRRRFLRAGMDGRITKPIQIGEFLQTIEKTLGDTPNAS, from the coding sequence ATGACTACGGGCAGATCCGAGAACCTCCCCTCCCCTCCCATCGTTGCCGTTGGCGTCTCGCCCCGGCATCTCGACCCTCTCAAAACCTTTCTCGCCAACCTGCCCGCCCACACCGGCATGGCGGTGGTCATTCTCTGCCCACCACCAGAGGGGGGATCCCGCGGCTTGGCCGCGGCTCTAGGTCGCTGCACGGCTCTGAAGGTACGCACCGCGCGCCCGGGACAAGCGCTCAAGCCCGATGCGGTCTACCTGTTGCCCGCCGCATCTTTGCTGCGCGTTGAAAATGGGCGTCTGCATCTGGATCCTCTCCCCGACGATTCCATGCCGCCAGCGCCCATCGGCCACTTTTTACGCTCTCTGGCCGAGCAACAAGGAGATCAGGCAGCCGCGGTGATTTTGGCCGGTACCTCGGGCGACGGCACCCTCGGCCTGCGCGCCCTCAAGGCCCAAGGCGGCCTGGTTCTGGCTCAGGCCGGCGTGGATCAAAGTCATCGCGAATTGGCCGACTGGGTTTTGCAACCCGCCGATCTTGCCGGCAAACTCGCCCAGATTGCTCCCTTCCTGGGGGCGTCTTCCCAGGGCGACAAGCCGACCACCAGCGACGGCAGAAACCTGCGCGCCATTCTCGAATTGCTGCATCAGCGCCATGGCCATGATTTCGCCTGCTACAAGAACAAAACCCTGCTGCGCCGCATCCGCCGCCGTCTGGTGATTCGCGGCAAACGCACCCTGAGCGACTACCTCAAGCTGCTGCGCACCAGCGAGGAAGAAATTGACGCGCTGTTTCACGACTTGCTCATCGGCGTGACCCGCTTTTTCCGCGATGAGCAGGCCTTGGCCCTGGTGCGAAAGACGGTGGTTCCCGCCCTCATCTCCGCCCATGCCGACGAGGGTCCGCTGCGTGCCTGGGTCGCCGGTTGCTCGACGGGCGAGGAGGCCTATTCGCTGGCCATCCTGTTCTGCGAAGCCCTCAAGCAAGCCGATTCAAACCTCGACATCCAAATTTTCGCCACGGATCTCGACCCTGAAGCCATTGCCGTCGCCAGGGCCGGATTCTACCCCTCCGGCATCGCGCGCGACATCTCCGCGGCGCGTCTGGAGGCCTATTTCGAGCGTGTGGAGGACGGCTATCGCGTCAAGGAGGATTTGCGCGAAAAGATTCTCTTTGCCCACCACAACCTGCTCAAGGATCCGCCCTTCTCGCAACTTGATCTCATCTCCTGCCGCAACCTGCTTATCTACCTGGAGCCTTCGGTGCAGAAAAAGCTGCTGGTGAGCTTTCACCAGGTTTTGCGCCCCGGGGGTCATTTGCTGCTGGGTGCCTCCGAGCACCTCGGCGAGGCCGCCCAATATTTTCGGGTCGTCGACAAGAAATGGCGTCTATATCAACGCGGCCCCGGGCAACCGCCCCGCGCTCAGAGGCTGACCTTGCCACCATTTGGTACGACGATCGGCCCGCCGCCCCACCCGCCCACCGCCCGTGCTTCACAGGTTTCCCTGGGTGCGGTGGCGGAAAAGAAACTGCTGCGCGACTATGCCCCGGCGGCAGTGGTGGTCAACCGCGACCTCGACGTGGTGCATTTTCCCAGTGACGCCGGAGACTTTCTGGTGCCGCCCATCGGCGCGGCCCAATTCAATCTCATCCGCATGGCCCGTGAAGAACTTCAGCCGGTGCTGCGTTCCATTACTTTTAAGGCCTTCAAGGAGAAAAGGAAGACCGTCTACCAGGATGTGCGCCTGCACCTTGGCGGACGAACACGTCTTCTCAACGTCATCGCCGACCCCTTCGGCGCCGGTTTCAGCGACGATCTGCTGCTGGTGGTCATCCAGGAGACCACCGAGTCGCCCCTGGCACCTGAGGCCGCGAGCGCCGAGGCCGACCCCGCTCTTCCCGTGGCACATGACAAGGAACATCTCATTCAGTATCTCGAGGAGGAGCTGAAAAACAAAACCGAGCAGCTCGCCAGCGCGGTGCGCGAATACGAAACCTCCCATGAAGAGCTGATGTCCATCAACGAGGAGCTTCACTCGGCCAACGAAGAGCTGGAAACATCCCGCGAGGAGCTTCAGGCCCTCAACGAGGAATTGATTACCGTCAACGCCGAGGTGCAAAACAAGAACGAGGAACTGGCCCGCACCAGCAGTGATCTCTCCAACCTGATCAAAAGCGCCCAGATTGCAACGATTTTTCTCGACAAGGATGGCCGGGTGCGACGCTTCACGCCCGCCGCGGCGGAAATTTTCAACCTCATCGATTCCGACCTCGGACGTCCCTTTCATCACATTGCGGGCAAGCTCGACACCGATCCGATTCTGGCCGGTGCCCGCACCGTATTGAAAAAGCTCAACGAGCATGAGCAGGAAATGTGCACCGCCGACGGGCGCTGTTATCTGCTGCGCATCTTCCCGTACCGCTCCCTTCAGGACGTCATCGAGGGTGTGGTCATCTCATTCATCGACATCACCTTGCGCAAACAGGCCGAGGAAGAACGCGAGCAGCAGCGCCAGGTCGCCGAGGAACGTGCCCGCGAAGCCGAGGAGGCGCGCAGTGTGCTGCAGGCCATTCTCGATCACATTCCCCTGGGCCTGGGGGTTGCCGACCAGGACGGTAACCTGCACATGCTCAGCCGCAACGGTCTGGATATGTGCGGCCTGAGCCTGGATCAGGTTCGCGCTTCCACGATGCGTGAATATTCGCAGTTGTGGGGCATGCATCATCTCGACGGCGTGCAACCCGCGCGCCCCGAGGAATTGCCCCTGGTGCGCGCGATTCGCAAGGGCGAGGTGACCAGCGGATCGGAATGGTTGCTGCAGTGTGGGCTGGGTGAGCCGCTGGTGGTGGCGGTACATGCCGCACCGATTCGCGACAAGGGCGGGGATATTTCCGGCGCGGTGGTGGCCTGGAGCGACATAACCGAGGCACGCAAGCAGAAATTGGCCCTGGAAGAGAGTGAACGACGTCTCAAGGTGGTCGTCGACAACCTGCCGGCCATGGTGTTCGCCGCCGATGAGCGCGGCCAGATCGTGTTCTGGAATCGCGAATGCGAACGCGTCACCGGATTTCTGGCCGAAGAAGTGGTGGGCAACCCCATGGCCCCCGAGCGCCTGTTCGCCGACGCAGACAATCGCCGGCGCTGGCTACAGGACATCTGCTCCGCGGAAGGTGGCACGGGCTCGGTCGAGTTGGCCATCAAATGCAAGAACGGCGCGCGCAAGACCATTCTCTGGTCCAACGGTGCCTGCACCTGCATCATCCCCGGATGGAACATCTGGGGCAGCGGCATCGACATCAGCGAGCGCAAGGAGACAGAAAAGGCGCTCAATGAAGCACGCCAGGCCGCGGAAAACGCCAGCCGCGCCAAAAGCGATTTTCTCGCCAACGTCAGTCACGAGGTACGCACGCCGCTGACCATCATCAAAAGCGCCCAGGAACTGCTGGCTGAAACCCCGCTGACCCCTTACCAGGAGCAATTTCTGGACATGGCCCAGTCGTCGGCGGAGACGCTGCTGCGCCTCATCGAGGATCTGCTCGACTTCTCGCGCATCGAGGCGCGCCGCATGGTGCTCGAGGAGCTGCCCTTCGACCTCGTCGACACCCTGGAAACCACCCTGGCTGGATTCGCCATGGAGGCCGCCAAGAAAAAACTGCCCATCCATTTTAAGGTCGAACCGTCCGTCCCGCGCCACATCATCGGCGATTCCCTGCGCCTGAGGCAGGTGGTGACCAACCTGCTCTCCAATGCGGTCAAATTTACCCAAACAGGCCGCATCGATCTGTCCATCTGCCTCAAAAAGGATGAAAAGATCGCACCGGGCAGCGCGATGCTGCTTTTTTCCGTGCGCGATTCCGGCATTGGCATTCCCGCGGAAAAACAGTCGCTGCTGTTTCAGAGCTTCAGCCAGATCGACGGCTCGGCCACCCGCAGGTACGGCGGTACCGGCTTGGGTCTGGCCATCTGTCAGCGTATCGTCTGTCAGATGGGCGGGGAAATCTGGGTGGAGAGCGAGGAAGGTCGGGGCAGTGAATTTTTCTTTTCCATTCCGGCCCGACCGTTTCTGGAACCCGAGTTGGTCCCTGTTCCAAAAACCCGGCGGGCTCCGCCGACAGAGACCTATGCCAAGCCCCTGAATCGTACCGCGCGCATTCTCGTCGCCGAGGACGAAGCCATGATTCGGCATCTGGTGGCAACCGTGCTCAAACGCAAGGGCTGGGAGGTCGTCACCGCCACCGATGGCGCCGAGGCCATGGAGCGCCTGGAAAACGACTCCTTCGACCTGGTTCTCATGGATATTCAAATGCCCCAGCTCGACGGCATGCAGGTCACGCGCATCCTGCGCCAGAAGGAGGTCGAAATCGGGCGCCGCACCCCCGTCATCGCCCTCACTGCCCATGCCGGAGAGGACGACCGCAGGCGCTTTTTGCGCGCCGGAATGGACGGGCGCATCACCAAGCCCATTCAGATCGGTGAATTTCTTCAGACCATCGAGAAAACCCTGGGGGATACCCCGAATGCATCCTGA
- a CDS encoding molybdopterin biosynthesis protein yields MAKSYFSGINNPMAPRNIYLHTLPVPEALERARAALDRAALVATQRTPTHEAAGRVTAAPIYAHLSSPPYHSAAMDGYAVRAEDTFGAREEAPLKLEPGRTCFAVNTGQALPENTNAVIRIEDIITRADGALEIEAAAYPWMHVRRVGDDVIATELLLPQNHLLSPYDIGALLTAGVWEVDTWEPIRLTFVPTGDEVLDFTTRPTPQPGQVVESNSQIFQALAHQWGAVTRRVPPVPDDPERLRAAVQEALESDAHLVVVGAGSSAGSKDFTRQVFESLGQILVHGLAVSPGKPTLLAVAQGKLLVGAPGFPSSAIVCFEEIVAPLVAWLGHRQPPLRPRKDVKLTRKTASKLGTEEILRLAVGTCGEQALATPFSRGAGLLSSLTRAQALARIPANSEGIEQGAELEAELLVPEANLERVLLHVGSHDNTLDLLSNELMGLADPYRLVSTHVGSLGGLTALKDGSAMISGCHLFDPHSQDFNFPFLARYVPDIPLTLVNLAIRHQGLIVAAGNPKDIQGLADLTRADVNFVNRQRGAGTRILLDHHLQQTGIAPRSINGYQREEHTHMAVAINISSGAADCGLGIFSAARALDLDFVPLASERYDLLIPNHLLDDPRIVTLLELLRTTRIREKIAALGGYEVYLTGEIMTPGLGLGR; encoded by the coding sequence ATGGCGAAAAGCTACTTTTCTGGAATCAATAATCCCATGGCCCCACGCAATATCTATCTGCACACCCTGCCCGTACCTGAAGCCCTGGAGCGGGCGCGCGCCGCCCTGGACCGCGCCGCCCTGGTCGCAACGCAACGCACCCCCACCCACGAGGCCGCGGGACGCGTGACGGCGGCTCCGATTTACGCCCACCTGTCCTCGCCCCCCTACCACAGTGCCGCCATGGACGGTTACGCGGTGCGCGCCGAGGACACCTTCGGCGCCCGCGAGGAAGCGCCCCTGAAGCTCGAACCGGGGCGCACCTGCTTTGCCGTCAACACCGGTCAGGCCCTGCCTGAAAACACCAATGCGGTGATCAGAATCGAGGACATCATCACCCGGGCGGACGGCGCCCTGGAAATCGAGGCCGCGGCCTATCCCTGGATGCACGTGCGTCGGGTCGGCGATGACGTGATCGCCACCGAACTGCTGTTGCCCCAGAATCACCTGCTGTCGCCTTATGACATCGGCGCTTTGCTCACCGCCGGCGTCTGGGAAGTGGACACCTGGGAGCCCATTCGCCTGACCTTTGTTCCCACCGGCGACGAGGTGCTCGACTTCACCACCCGTCCGACCCCGCAACCCGGCCAGGTGGTCGAAAGCAATTCCCAGATATTTCAAGCTCTGGCCCACCAATGGGGGGCCGTTACGCGGCGTGTCCCGCCGGTGCCCGACGATCCCGAGCGCCTGCGCGCGGCCGTCCAGGAAGCCCTGGAAAGCGACGCCCACCTGGTGGTGGTTGGTGCCGGATCCTCAGCCGGCAGCAAGGACTTCACCCGTCAGGTTTTTGAATCCCTGGGGCAGATTCTCGTCCATGGCCTGGCCGTCAGCCCCGGCAAACCGACCTTGCTGGCGGTGGCCCAGGGCAAGCTTCTGGTCGGCGCGCCCGGCTTTCCCAGCAGCGCCATCGTGTGCTTCGAGGAAATCGTCGCCCCCCTGGTCGCCTGGCTGGGCCACCGGCAACCGCCCCTGCGCCCGCGCAAAGATGTGAAGCTGACACGCAAGACCGCCTCGAAACTCGGCACCGAGGAAATCCTGCGCCTGGCGGTGGGAACCTGCGGCGAACAGGCCCTCGCCACCCCTTTCAGCCGCGGCGCGGGGTTGCTCTCAAGCCTCACCCGCGCCCAGGCTCTGGCACGCATCCCGGCCAACAGCGAAGGGATCGAGCAGGGCGCCGAGTTGGAGGCCGAGCTGCTGGTGCCCGAGGCAAACCTCGAACGGGTGCTGCTGCATGTCGGCAGCCACGACAACACCTTGGATCTGTTGAGCAACGAACTCATGGGCCTGGCCGACCCTTATCGCCTGGTGTCCACCCATGTGGGCAGCCTCGGCGGGCTTACCGCGCTCAAGGACGGTTCCGCTATGATCAGCGGCTGTCATCTTTTCGATCCTCACAGCCAGGATTTCAACTTCCCTTTCCTCGCGCGCTATGTGCCTGACATACCACTGACCCTGGTCAACCTCGCCATCCGCCATCAGGGCTTGATCGTCGCCGCAGGCAACCCTAAGGATATCCAGGGTCTTGCCGATTTGACCCGCGCCGATGTGAACTTTGTCAACCGGCAGCGCGGCGCCGGAACCCGCATCCTTCTCGACCATCACTTGCAGCAAACCGGCATTGCCCCGCGCAGTATCAACGGCTACCAGCGCGAGGAGCACACCCACATGGCGGTGGCGATCAATATTTCCTCCGGCGCCGCCGATTGCGGCCTGGGCATCTTCTCCGCGGCTCGTGCCCTGGATCTGGATTTCGTACCCTTGGCGTCGGAACGCTACGACCTGCTGATTCCCAACCACCTGCTCGACGATCCACGCATAGTCACTCTGCTTGAACTGCTGCGCACCACGCGCATACGGGAAAAAATCGCGGCCCTGGGGGGCTATGAGGTTTATTTAACCGGCGAAATCATGACGCCCGGTCTTGGCCTGGGTCGATAA